The genomic region ATTAGCGACACGCTGGTATTTGGCTTTAACGTTATGTaagtttaaatgaacatttgtgGAAAAAAACGTACATGAACACTGTGTAATATTGAGTGGAAAACGAAGAAATCGTTTTTGAATTAATGCACGGGACTCACCAAGCTGCAGCGCTGCCATTGCTGTGTGAAATGACTACCGCATAACCCGCTATTGGATAATTCCATCCAATCAGACGACAGAGGGCACAGAGACCTCCAATCAGAGTTAAAGGGGGCGGGATTCGTGTCATTCGCACTTCCTCAACCTCTTAAAGATCCTGCGTCCTCATAtgaggaaaaaacattttagcgaATTTTTAGTCTGGGTGTcctatatgtatgcatgtatgtatgtataatatatatatatatatatatatatatatatatatatatatacacatatacacatacatatatatatacatatacatacatatatatacatatacatatatatatatatatatatatatatatacacacacacacacacacacacacacacacacacacacatacacaaacacgtACGCACATACATATAACTCTCTAACATTCTTTATAATTACCCATTTATTTCTATGTAAACATGCTTAATTCAACAAATTGTTCAGGGTCTGTTGAGGAAAGCAACACCTGAGGCATAATAATGACAAACAGAATCTGgcgttttacagtattttattttagtttttactacCGGACACACAAAGTGCTTAAAGAACAACATCGAATCACAAGAACACGTTTTGTCAACAGAGCAGTGAATGCTCCCCTCCCTAGAAGCTCCACAGTTTGGTCCGCTCCGCCGTTTACAACCAATAGAAGTTATTTTTCATGTAGCACTGTGTCACAAATATGGGGAGGAGAGGGAGAGCATGATATACACAAGCACACAACACAACTGAGCAcaacttcaaaataatggttcttttcaaactaatattattagtattttatattaaatctcTTGGACAGTAATCACACAGCCCAgacaatgcattaatattatatgtgaacacaacacaaaataatatttctcgGGAGTCTGGTGGAGTTAATCATAActagaaataatatattactcTGTTTCATTCCCTATTACAATAAACTGCCCCTGCTGGCAAACACCGATCTGAACTCAGTATTCACATCATCCACGCATCATCATGAGGACCAATGAAGTCATACTGAACTGCAAGGAATGTGAAAAGTCAACTCGAGTGGCTGGTGCCTGAATTGGAATGACTTATGTTGGAATGATATAAACAGAACCGctgatatacatatacatcCATTTAAAACGGGCCACAGAAAAATACTGTATACTTGTTTGTAGCATGAAATCACGCcttgaatatttcaaaaataaaaaatagtctCCTGCGTACCTTTCTATTTCTCCTCTCCATTCGtaaagtttaatacattttaaatagatacATTATGAGACACTGCAATGACAACCCTAAAGTACAGAAGACAGCGCAGGCCTGTGATTGGTTGGTGACAGGAAGGGTAGCAGCTGTGCGCTATACTATTGGCTGGCGGAAGCTGGAATGATGGGATGCAGGATGTTCAGTAGGCATGATTGGCCACGTACAGAGACTGTCCCGCCGATCCACCGGTTCCAGAGGAGATGTACTTGCCTTGAGCAGCCAGTCCATTAGCCTGAGGAAAGTTCAAAGGTCAGTATATGTTTCCCGAATAGGCAGTTTTAGACAAAGAATCGTAGCCGAACAATTCTAAACAGATTAATCTCCTAGATCAAGTGTTATtcaattttagattatttttaagtattataaAGTTTagatgttatattattttatatcaaatgtgTTATACTTGAATTAGTAATATGATCTAGAGATTAaccaaatgaattaaaacaggagaactgattatatatatatatatatatatatatatatatatatatatatatatatatatatatatatatatatatatatatatattttttttttttttttttttttttttcctttctcattCCTATACATCAAATACTATATgctaaataattattcaaattcaGAAAGTAGTGAGAAAAGTCattcaaaatgaatttatttcattacagttcatgatttctgaaaaggtgccaatatgcattttatagatattaaagtgacaaaaaaacttatctaaattaaagattaattaaTAGAAATTTTCCATAATGTTTGTAGggaaatttattaacattaaggGGGATATAAGTGTTCAGCAATTTTATGCAATACACAAATTTCATAACTCAAATTCAAATGCTCAATTTGaaagttatttctgtgtgaGCTATGCTTTATACTGTGCTACTCTATTGACAATAGACCTTTTTTGCTAATATGAAATTTTGCTTAAGTTGACCGCACCTTAatggaaaaattatttaatcaacTGACCTCAGCACGCTTGATGAACTCCTCTGTGGCGGCCTTCTCATTATCCTTGCTTCCGCGCCAGGCGTTGAGGGCTGAGGCCTGCAGGGCACGTCCATAGGAGAAGGTGAGGGCCCAGGGTTTTGTCAGAGGGCAGTTGTTGATGGCGTTCAAGTTGATAGATGCCTCCTCCTCACTCTGACCTCCAGACAGGAATGTCACACCTGCCAGAGGAATTTCAAAATTAAGTTCCTGAAATGATCCTATGATCCCACCACATAGTGTTCAAGGCTCActcaattttttaatttaagccaTTTCCTCTTGCTATCTACTGTACGTCATGGGGCTCTTAAATCATGGCACTCTTAAAGCAGATTAGAAAGTAATTTTGTTTCCAAATTCTACAAACTGTAAATCAAACTCAGACTCACCGGTGACTGCGGGGGGAACGGTACGGCGCAAGGCTGTCACTGTAGCCATGGCAATTTCCTCATTGGAGAATTTGGTGGGGCAGGAGTGTCCCGCTGTCACCATGTTAGGCTTCAGAAGAGTTCCCTCCAGATAGACGTGATGGTCAGACAGGGCCTTGTAGCAGGCAGCAAGGACCTGGAGATACATgcgaaataaagaaaagtttcgTAAATGTAATCATATAGTATGTTTTCAACTCATTAAATCAAGTCTTGTTTAAATTCAAGGAATTAATGTCAGTGTTTATGTACCTTTTCTGTAACATACTGGCAGCGTTTCAAGTCGTGCTCACCATCAGGCAGAATCTCTGGCTCCACAATGGGCACAATCCCATTCtgaaaatcaaagcaaaatgtcaaaaaaaaaaaaaaaaaaccttcacaTTTTGgatatttctaatatataaataaatatatattcggaaaaacaattcaataaaaaatacttacaagactgtaaatataaatacacatcaAGACTGTTGTGATCTGGATTTCTTGACATTAGTcttatttaatattagttttttatattttgatttaaatatttatttttcagtttttgatctttctttagttttttccattttttaatgtttaatttgtttaataaatttttttcttccaatTAACAATTCAgatattagttttagttaacaataacaacaccgCTTACCTTTAACATCCACACAGAGACAGCCAGGACTTAATGAGCTCACCTGCTGACAGATACTGGCGTAGCGAGCCAGGACGTTAGCGTTCTCCATGATGGCTAGCTCTGAAGGAGTGGTCTCGCTGATCTTCAGCACACTTCTCCACTTGGCAAAGTCTGCACCGTCTTTCTTATACTGAGCACACCGTTCTGACAGGCCATCGAGTCCTTAAGACAAACAGGCATCACATTAACAAAACATCATCATTGCCATcaattttatcaaatatattatattggtAACTGCAAGCTTTACCCTGTGTTGTGGTCTCTCCATTTGTTCCTGCCAGAGGGACAACACCTTTGTCAACCTGTTAAAGaggacaaaataaaattaaaatcttaaaaatagatGTCTAAAGTATGCTTAATTCACCTGTAGACcatcaatacaaataaaaatatacaaatataatatttcaagtATCTACAAACATCTTCAAGCTAAAAGGCACTTTGTGGCAAACTTGATGTAACCTAATAATCTCATCCTAATTATTCACCTACACGTCTACTTATTTCTAACTCAGCACTCAATATTTACGCCAacactgcatattttatttgtaattttgtgtgtgtgtgtctaatatATATCAGCGTGAGGCATCAGAGACAAAAAGCAAATCTTGTACCTTGATTCCGACAACAATGCCCCTGTCCTTGATCATTTTGGCAAAGGGTGTCCCATCATCAGCTTTCTGGTAAAGGGTCTCGTGGAAGAAGATGACACCACCAATGCACTTGTCTATGCGCTCGTCAGCAGTGAAAAGGATCTGGCGGTACAAGCGGCGGTTTTCCTCTGTGTTCTCGACGCCGATGGGGTTCAGGCGTTTTGCCATGCTACCTGTATACAAGGCagacaaataaatgattgttaCAGAAACCAAAAGAAAGCTGCTTGCTGCTTATTTCATGTCTGGAACAACGCGAGGGGGAGTAAATGATCATACTGAATGTGTCATTTCCATGTAAGATGGAACCCTCACTGACCTGTGGACTCATCTGCAGCGAGGATGCCCTTCCCAGGAGCTACGATACGCTGAGCGATGTCCTGGAGCTCCTTCTTCTGCTCAGTTGTGAGTGCGGGGTACTGGTGCGTCATGTCTGCGGCTCAAAGCAACCTGCAATAGAGGAACGGCAATGACACAACTGTCATTTCATCCACTTTGCGTATCTTTCTATCAGGACGACTCTTGGAGGGTTTGGCATGGTAATGTACATAACAACGTTTGTTTGGTCTTGGTGGAGCAGATCTGCTACACTGCTGCAAAGCAAGTACCAGCGTGTAAGAAAGACTGCTGGTTCACATTTAGCATGCATAAAATGACCCCATATATAGATTACACAAATCACCTCGTAGCAGTTCTAGACAGGTGGAGGGTTTCTAAAGCACACCGCAACAAGCAAGCACTAGGAAAGTATTTGGATGCTAGCTCATTGGCTTAACATACAAAAAGAACCAATCAGCTGCACCCTGTGATGATGTCAGAACCATGTGTTTCATGAGAGAACAAGGGTATATAACAATTttccaaattaaaaaatagtaacactgtcaaatgtgctttaaataacttaattaaaacaataaaataattcttttccattttattttaatgtgatagCAATCGAGAAcattcagcattattactccagtctccatTCTTCAGTGTCCTTCAGAAACAATACTGGTCCTgtactcaagaaacatttctctttattatcaatgttgaataCAGTTGACTTGAGAATCAGACCATGTCCTGAACGTGAAATTGGCAGTGCTTTCTCCTGCGTAGAAACACTACTTCACCCAAATAAAGTCACACAAGGAACAACAATTTGTCTCCTAGAAACGCCTGACTGATGGCTATGGATAAACAAAACTGTGCCTCATTACTGAAGGTAACTAAAAGGTTCTGGTTAATATTCAGGCCCACTCTTCCTCACAAGCTTTTCAGCGAGGCTGAATTGCATAATACTGTGGACTAAAGCCAGCAGAGTGTTTTCTATCTCTGTTATGCAATCACAGTTCTCTAATCTCTGCTGTCAATCCCCATTAGACAAGCCCCACTGTCTGTTACTACATGGTATTGGATTGAAACAGCATTTCATTAAAAGGGTTTGGTTACTTGTGAAATGGAATTGCagtttagaatatttttatttttaaaatatttataattgctaaatttaaataaaaaaattttaactgcatgaaaaaaaatttaaactaaaagtacaaaatgattacagattaaaatgattgtttaaaaatgtatgttttaaatataaatatgctttatattaaaaagtttcataaaaaaatatatatgacaaaGTGCTCTTTGTCAAGTCCACCTAAATGCTTTAggaaacatgaataaaatgaaggttttaattaatattatataatctgcaaaaatctaatctaaaaatatacttttaaaaaggtaatttttttgCCACTCAACATCACGCCATCACATTCCACCATAAATATTGTTCATATTGACCCTGGAGTTTATTGCTTGCCTAAATCCATTCTATGCCTGTATATTGATTACATTTCCTGGTTGAGTGCTCCCCCATCTCTGTGCTGAATGGAACAAGCCAAATCCGGCACAGACTGGTTGATCTGTGTTGATATAAATCACAGTTAGATACGCcgtgacccaaaacacaccagtTCATGCACAGAACTCatagaataaaagagaaaaccaATCTATCAAGAAATACtgaatgatttaattttgtattgtcCTTAACTGCTTGAGATAATCctcttattttaattagaaatcaATTGATTTCAAGCCAGTTTTTGTATCTGAAGCATGTTTAAATTCTATGCTATCATGTGGTTAAATCACAGCATTACCAAAGTGACAGGAGAGCACATATCCCCGAAGGCTCATTCTGTGAATGAATCCGGCTCATTGGGTTTGTTGAACAATGGAAGTttccacagaaaaacacagcctATGGCTGCAGCTGATCCCATTCTgtgcacattttcaaatattcttTACCAGGGATGAGTCACAACGTGCTGTAACCATTCCACGCGAGTCTTCATTGACTGGCATTATTCTGAGCAatgttaaagggataattcactcaaaaacgAAAATTCCGTCATCATTTAGGCTACTCACCAAAtagctagtttttttttgttgaatacaaagaagatattttgaagcatgCTGGTAACCAGTTAACGGTAATTCCATATTTTTCCCCCCATaatatgaaagtcaatggctaccatcaactgtttgcttaccaacatttttataaacatcttTCTTGTccttcacagaaaaaaagacagattaaaaactatttaagggggagtaaatgatgacaacatttttgAGTAGGAAATAGAAACGTTTAATGGTAAAGGCCACAAGTATTAGCTTCATTTACGATGTATTGGCTTCAATGATCCCGCAAAGGGCATTTTGATTTATGACCACAGTCAATGATGAAGAGGTGACCTCCTCTGCCCTTTGCttgcaatgcaaaaatattatcaCATTAAATAAGGGTTATCACTTACATAAATTTAAGTCGCAAACCATACTTCTGCTAAATTACGTCaacaatgttaacaaataactcaatttaataaattttaaatatatactttatttgatcaatttgttaattatattacagAGCCCTATATAGACTACACTAATGGGAATAGTTTTGAGATAGACCTAGACATTATTTAGACTGCTTGTCAatgtaacagtttattatataaatcacAGACAACTGCTAGCTCCGTTTAAATGAAAGAGAACCACATTGGCTTGccatttttaaaacagcatcAGTGTTTCTAACGCAAGTGAACACGTTTTGATGAGTCATGGTGACACTGTTTAGACAATGCACTTTTAAGTCATTTAGTTACAGCCTCAATTCTTAACTGGTTTGAAACAAATCACACAGTGGATCAAATGAATGCCTATAAAGGCGTCAATCTGCTAGATGCTGGGATATACAAGCTCAAAATAGTAGCTAACCAATCTATTATCAGTTATGGGCGTGAAGACCAACCCCCTCCGATCACTGCAAACCCCTTTTAACATTGCACACGGATTCGGTGCTTTACATCTCGTTACAAAAGAATATAAATGCACcgaaaataatttcaaatgctTATCCCTAGGTTGATAATGGCGCCctattgaaaacatttattttatgatggcCTTGAAAAAGATGCTTCTGGAAGACGCATGAGGTGTAAGTAACAGCTGACAGATTCAGGCTGCATCTACTGCTCTGCACCGCATCATGCGCAACAGTGAGTCTGTGACCACCCATTTTTCCGATGGCTTTGATCCCGGAAGCATCTtccccattcattttctccacagGGCCTTCAATGAAACAAACCAGCCTGCTCTGGAACAAATCATCACGTCGCTTGAACGTTTAAACTATACATGCAagttaaaatgtatgcatgttgGAAGACTGCGCACTCATAATACGtctcataataaaataaatcaacagtacaatataaaatgttgttttcataCTAGTTTTTAAGTTCAGtgcaaaattatacatttacaaatagtAGGTTGAGAGCATGCTGAGCTTCACTGATGGTGGATCCCGCTACAGGATTATGGGTAGTGTAGTTCGTCACACAGAAATAGCAAATTtcacttaaaatgtacaataagaCATTTGTTTGCTATTTCTCTGGAAAATATTGATTAAGTGTTTTATTCTAAAgcgtttaaaatattaatgttttttaaattcaacattCAAACcaattataatcattattttatcttCAAACAAATATTATGCCTGGAGAAATGCAATGATTTTgcaaaagatacaaaaaaaaaaaaaaaaaaatagtagtacATAAAAGGCCACCGTTTAGACAACTGTAGATCCTGAGCTTAGTCTCCATCATCAGCTTAGTTCGTTTTACCTTGAGCTGCACTATATGTACCTGCGGTGTCCTGAGAGAGGAGACACCATCCTCGGCACGTATACACGACACGCGAGAGGATGGGAACACGGCTCGCGTGATTCATCACAAACCTTGTGCGCCGTGACGCAACGCGGTGCGAGCGTTCTAGCTGCGTCGCTAGCGGTGTGGGTGGGATGTCAAAGCGTCCAAGGGCGACATTTACAGCGAAGGACATCTTTGACAAAACCTGAATTTCATGTACATCATTTAAATATCTCTTTCGAGAGGGAGTGATGTTGTAAGGGCggctttaaaatgtcaatttcacCACGTTAGCTCATCTCTGCTAGGCTAAGCTACAGTGAAGAAGGAAATGCCTACGTGCAGATCGGCCACACTCCCTTCCGCAGACAGAAAGCTGCATCCATGATGCTATGTAAACCTACACATGCATATGATGCTTTAATTAACATATTAAGTGGGGGGGAAAAGCTGTTAAAAATTCGGTTTGTCAGGTTTCTGCTAACTTAGCTCTACTCTAAATTAACTGAAGAgagatggtgatgatgatggtggtggtgtgTTCATCCATGCTCAGGGTGACATTGAATGTCGTGAATGTAGATTTGATTAtgtttatatctttatatagtTGTTTTTGAGTATTTGAACCCTGAAAACTAACATTTCACAACGAAATCAACGAGAAGACTTCATGTGTTGGATGTATCGGCTATaaacactgttaaaatgttttgtatcatTGTACCATTATAGAGAAGGCCTTCGATGAGTAAAGAAAACAACCACCTGTCGCATCATATATTCGCACTTCTGGCattaaatgcagaataaaaaaacgtaAGTTGCAGTATTAAAATAGCtcattttttgaataaaattacaGATGAAATACACAAAACTTCATTTGACGTCAAAAACGCACTGTTTACAAATCGAGTAAATTGATTACGGGTAAAACGAGTGTCCCCTGGATTaagaaatacatataattttaaattaagaattcaATCGCTTACCTGTTTAACAGAGAGTGATGTAAAAGATGCCCCACTGTCGACAGCCTCCTGTTTCAATGCCGCAACGCAACGTGACCGCTTAGAAAAATCAACCCACCTAGGGGCGTGGCTTTTGTCACGaccttattttaataatgaatattcatgagtcTTTAAAGTGACCTCGCGCGTCACCGTCAGCGTCCAC from Puntigrus tetrazona isolate hp1 chromosome 21, ASM1883169v1, whole genome shotgun sequence harbors:
- the aldocb gene encoding fructose-bisphosphate aldolase C-B — its product is MTHQYPALTTEQKKELQDIAQRIVAPGKGILAADESTGSMAKRLNPIGVENTEENRRLYRQILFTADERIDKCIGGVIFFHETLYQKADDGTPFAKMIKDRGIVVGIKVDKGVVPLAGTNGETTTQGLDGLSERCAQYKKDGADFAKWRSVLKISETTPSELAIMENANVLARYASICQQNGIVPIVEPEILPDGEHDLKRCQYVTEKVLAACYKALSDHHVYLEGTLLKPNMVTAGHSCPTKFSNEEIAMATVTALRRTVPPAVTGVTFLSGGQSEEEASINLNAINNCPLTKPWALTFSYGRALQASALNAWRGSKDNEKAATEEFIKRAEANGLAAQGKYISSGTGGSAGQSLYVANHAY